In Penaeus chinensis breed Huanghai No. 1 chromosome 41, ASM1920278v2, whole genome shotgun sequence, the genomic window TTCATTTAGTGCTTTAAGATTAGCTAGGAACAACTTGCTTGAGGAAGTTTTAGATGACGATGATACACCATTTGTTTTGGGTGTGTCAACACTTTTATTAACCATTAATCCCGAGTCCTGTGTAAGTTTGAAGggctgtgtatttttcttttcatttgaatCACTAACAGTTTTAACACTATCAGAACTAGCTTTGCTAAGGAAGTCAAAGGATGGCTTCTTTGAGGAATCACTTGTAGAATTGGAATCCAGAAAACTAAAGGAAGGCTGACTCGATGAATTTGGGCTTCCGCCAAAGGCTGCAAATCCACCGAGACCTTTAAAGATGCTAGGACCCGAGGGTGCCTCACCAACCATCCCTCGTCTCCTAGCCTTCTTGATCTGTCGGGTGGCCAGCTGATCTGTAGAGGCTTGTCTGAATGTCCCAAAATCTtctggctcctcctcctctgcccagTTGTCCTGGTTTAGTTCTGTTGCTGCTCCGCGCTTGGCCATCTTCACCTGCAAATAGGGTGGATAGGTGAACATTTCATAATGAATTTAGCATAACATTAGAGAATTGAAAAGAaactggtaatactaataattatcctcattatgtcGTATTTTACCATAGCTATAAATGTGAAAATATAGCAAGATTTACAATACCCCTAAAATCATAAGTAAAAATACAATATGGGTCTCCCTATCAGACTAAAAACCTGGTAGTAACTACAGCAGGCTTCCCAActtgtatttaattattttaacaaATTTTCTTGATTCCTCAaccaaagaagcagaaaaaaatgagagagagagagagagagagagatggggagagagagagagatggggagagagagagagatggggagagagagagagatggggagagagagagagatggggggagagagagagagatggggggagagagagagagatggggggagagagagagagatggggggagagagagagagatggggggagagagagagagagagagagagagagagagagagagagagagagagagagagagagagagagagagagagagagagagagagagagagagagagagagagggggagagaaagacagaggggtagggggagagggagacagagacagacagacacacacactcagaaagacataaaaacagagagaaacagatacagttAATATAGTGAAAAAGTTATATAGTTGTAAGTTACGCTCatctaaaaaaagaagaggaaaatgaaacaaagtatataaaaaacataGGAACTAGACTACACAATGACTTGCAAGTCTATTTCTGTACTCAGAACCTTTGAAGAGCACAGATATAGGTCAGAACTATAAATAATCAAACTATACTTTAGTTTAAGCTTGGGTATTTCTAATTCAAAATGCATTAGAGGAAACATTGATGTTTAATTGTATTCCTTGTGGTACCGAGGTTCTTAACATTCTGTGaaattatacataaaaatgtagcAAGGCTGAAGTACTGCACAGCAAATAGGTGATTTAGTAAATAATTTACAGGGATTCAATAAAGAACATGATGACCACCTCAATGAGTGACATCTTTGTAGTGCTAATGAAATCACAGATGGTTAAATTACAACTGCATATGTGAATATTCATAAACTGTCTTGAAAACAGTTCATCTTAATTTTAAAATAATCTGAAAAAAGTTTGTCACATttaggaaatgaggaaaaggcaaaacaaggagggagggagagaaaaagaaaagaaaagaaaagaaaaaagttaaccaGGATTAAGCCTATACAAGAATAGGTTATAATAATGGATACAGGAAGACACAGAAGAGTAACTTCTTACTTCTCAATGGTCTTTTTATCATGAGAACTGTGAAATTATTGCACAAAGTATTAATCCATCCTACGTATTAAGATGTCTTACACATTatagatttatgaaatattttttgatttacccttttaaataaatacataaaatgttGCTTTTCTATTTAGCCATTTAAGTATGATACAATAAACAAAGTTTATGTTAAAAATGGGCCATGTCTCATCCATAAATTATTGTGGTAACCAATACTAAACCTGACCTTTACTTTATCATATTTTCTGATGCCAAATAACCAATGAATCCAATCCAACAATCCTTTCAAATCCATGTCCTAAATCAAACTAGAGTATGTTGAAATGTttttaatcaatcaatcatcaaCTGGGCTAAAGTCGACGGAGGCACATAGCTACATGtaccctttgcttccagccacAGGGGTCCCTCCTGggaagtctccaggcaggcccttgaCCCATCTCAACATACTTGCAGCAGGTCTGGTCAAGCTGCCGCCCAATCTGCAACTTTCTAGGTCAtgtcacaggcctcctccacccaggactgTTTCAAGAAGAGAACCTGGGCAGGGTTATCCACAAGGAAATGAGccagcctgagttggtgatccagtattatgcaagtaacaagtcACATGCCTGTCTCATAGTGTAGCCATCAGTTGGAcacttgttacaaaaggtatcaaggcgagactccaaggcactagatactGTCCAGGTTTCATGTCCATTGAGCAAAGCTGGGAGTATCAAAACCTTGAAGACATGTAACTAGGTCCTTCATAGGTACAGACaactccaaatgctcttgttgactggtctgctgccagaccaatctctctactgacttcctggtctgacagcccagagacattgactgccaaggtatgtaaagctatctgtgacttcaacgtcctcaatCCCACTATGTAAcaggcccctaaaatcctgggctttggtcttggtccaggagatctctaggcccaaaggctttgcctcattgctgaatgcaaTACCAGTGATATCAGAAACTCTGACATTATAGCAACACCTTCAACAAAGTCAAGGTTTCATGACCTTAATaatgcccagtgttgctccacagtgacttggTATagcagctctgcccattatccagtccatgcaagtgttggaaaGTGTTGGTGCCATGCCagagccttgcctcactcccgagttaacagggaagaagcttgacaggccctcAACatattttacagcactttcagtaccagtatataggcttgctattaaaccaataagtATCGGAATTCCTCaaagcctcaggatctcccatagcgatttatGATGCACTCAGTCAagtgccttcttgaggttgatgtaggctgcaagcaaccaaTGACCAAACTCACAATGGCATTCCACAATGACTTGAAGTGCTGGGATAAGGTCTCTTGTATACTTGCCAGGAATTAATCCAGACtgttctggtctctggtgccttagtaggtagtCATGGATCCAGtccagaagaatgtgggcaaaaccTTGCTTTGTATATGCAGTGTGATGCCactgtagttgctacagtcccattgatcccctttccccttccagagggatgaccatgctcctcgacaggtcagggggaatggaaccagactgccagatgacaGTCAAGACTCAGCAAGCCCCATTCCAGAGGTTCACCTCCAGACTTTAgcaattcagcagggatatcacatatgcctgcagctttcccagttTCGGTTCCATTCCTCGCTGATGGATGGGTCCAGCACAGGGACAGAGACACTACTTGCTTCCAGGCAAGCTGCTGGAGAGTCTatctggtacaactgctcaaattaCTCAGCCCAAAGTTTACAAGCCCcgacatgatctgagatgatccgaGGGGATGGAGTGCAATTTAATAAGGAATGGTCCTCAACTTTCTCAGCAAGCTTCCTGATGAAGTGTTCCTTGTCCCTTATCAGTAGTGTCCAAGCCATGAATGTGTCATTAGTATTCAAGTCCATCTCTAGACAACTAAATACAAACTAGTCTTTACATAATAGCAGTAGACATAAATAGTAGCATAACATGGTCAAATTCTGAATCTCATGGGTATTAGCTTTCTAGGAAAGGAAAAGTTAGCACTCCAAGGATATCCAtggaaaaaatgtattatttccACTAAAACCTCAGAATTCTGTTCTTCTTGCCTCATTTACTGCTTAAGCATATACAAGGTCAGAAGCTACAGCAATGAATTGTAACTGTGACAAAGAAGACCTCGAcaaaaaatgtgcatatatacatagtccTCATTACCTCTTACTTGGGAAGAAGTGTGGTTTCTTCCTATGCAatttaatgttactattactttgGGGGAAAGAGCAGTGACTAGTTTCTATTAGCGTTCATTCTCCTTGCAAAAGCCATGACCAAAAATTTTCAATTTAACTACATCTAATGCTATTTTTCATGTTGCTTAATCCAGTTAGCATGCTACATGCTGGGTCAGATGAGGAGCATCTCCCATCTTATGCTGGAACATTGATTTGGGAGTGCTATTGGTCTACATGGATTTTAGTACATTAACTCCAGGCTACTACTGTGCATCAATTCTGTGTAAATCCTGTTGTGTCATTTTTGTAATAATTTATGCTACTTAAAACCATGAAAGTAGGTAACACTTCTCAAATCTAATATTACTGTAGATTAACTGATAAAACAGAAGATTACAATATAGactggaaaaacaaacaaatttacaTAAATGTTCAAAACCACAGTGACTGTCAACATGGAGCTTTATTCTCATATCATATTAACAACGTTTCACCTATTTCCGCTTTAAAACTGTACTGCTCTTTGATACAAGGCTAACAATCTCAAGACCCATAAGATCGTGCCACGGTGTCATGTCCTAACCTTTGATTATGTACTTCGAAAACTGccgaaaaaaaactacaacatacACCACAGCCAGACAGCGCTTGGACTGGTTCCCCCTTTGACGATAAACTGCTAGGAAGGTATGTAGACTTTACCTTCTGAGAAGTTAAAGTTTGTCAAAGTGCAAAGGGAACAGAGGCCACAGTAATCATAGGACAGCTGTTCTCAACACTATGGTCACCAAGCATTTTTCCTCGGGTTGCCAAGATCTCAAATTATCATGGTAAATTCTCGATTTTGAGATGTTAACAGCATATACATAGTCACATATGGGTTATGGCTAAAATTTGCTTGATCATTACATAATTTCAAATGCAGTGGTCCTAACACTAATCCTGTATCAGACATGTCTCTGCCTACCTATGTCTAAACAGTGTAGCACTAAAACTGAACCCCTAATAGAGAAACATAGTGGCATGATCCAGGACCAATGCTCCCATTAAAACCAATGTATATCAGTTGATAGAAAGcaattataattacatttttagtTTGTCTTTGTAAAACGATACACAATTTTTCAGGAGTGGATGTTTTGATTAATAACGGACCCTTTAAATTTCTAATGCTAAAATTAAATCTAATGATgctaattttgtcttttttcaacCTTCCAGCTTTACTAACAGACATTTATTATGCCGTTTCCTTACTTTTACAGTAATGTATAATACGAACATAAACACGGTAGAACAGACTGAGGCCATGGTCATGTCTACAGGTGCATGATTAGGGGTTGCCTGATGAAAAGGTCAAGAACCACTTATTGTATCAGGTGCAGACCTTGAGTCAATAATTACTGAATAAATATACAGGGAAGTTTGATGGGTTTATGTCAAGACAATCAAAATAGCTACACTATATCTTAAAGCAAATGTTATGAAAGTTAAGAAAACAATAGTGCACCCACAAAGTGTGCCTATAATAAGCACTTACAAGTCTTATGGCTTAAGTTAAAAGCACAGTATCAAGTACTAAACTGAATTCAGAATTCATTACTGCAATGTCATTCAATTCTGTATCGCTGCATGATCTATGTCGTTAAAGTATCCAAATGGACCCGTACCAGCTACGGAGAAACAAAGCCCCCAGGTTAGTAAGGTTTTGAGTTCGGACATCAATCTCTCTGGTAACATGTGCATCAAGGATGgagttcatctttttctttctttctcattgggGATTTAACCTCTGATGATTGCAATCCTGCTGTAAAGTTTTTCCTCATGTGTTGCTAATCATTGTAAAGATAATTTATGTTACTAAAGCTTcaacataatttttttgtttttttccttgcctAAGACTGAACTCCTCTCAAAAAGGAgccaaatacaataaaaaaaatactgctcTAGGATTTATCAGTGCCTGCAAGTGATTAACATTTAAACAAGACTGCTCTCATGCAACACCTTCATGCAAACCCTAAATTGTAAAGGCAAAATACAGTTTCGTTTTCTACAAGAGCAAACACTTCTCCCAAGGACACTACTCATACTTCACACCAGTTAGTTCGTTTACCCCTCTAACTCCTCTACAATTCGCAGCATAAACTACCAATGCTGCTCAAACATAGGAAGAGCAAATGAAACACTACGCAAGGCCCATTATCCCGTAAGTTGACATCTGTTTCCTCTTCGCTATTGCATCATGgcaagacggggaaggggagggggaggagaggagcaggggaggagggacaaCCTTGGCTACGTTAAACTcgctcatttcttttttctccaatCTGTAAAATGGTTTCAGGAGAACGCAACCTGTTAAGCTCACATCGGCGTTTGTCTGCGAACCTAGAACAagacattttctccctttctctcagaaATACTTCGAAATATTCCGTTCCCCCCTGGCCTATTCCCGCGCTCGCCCCCGCTGGACAATCTCCTTAACTGTCACTATAACCTTGGAATTATGCTTTCTATGTAGATACACATGGCCTCTATCAATCTTAGGTTTGAGCTCTATTATGTTAGGGAAGTCATTGGTGATCAACTGACGATTATTAGCGAATTTCTTACCAAATCCTCGTATTCGGCCTCAGAACGGCCCGAGTTCTCACATGTGATGCTCTAGAGTCGGGTCGCGAGATGGATAATGATAAGCAGTAAACATTATCTCATTATATGTACTTTCCATCTTAATATCCAACAATCCTTAATCTATAAAGTATTATAACATTTAGTGGGTTAATAGATGGTCAAGTAAATCCATTGAGCTTTCTTGATAAGTATTGTAACTATTGTCTGTGATCTTGAAAAAACATCCTTTGGAGTTTTATTTCTATGGAGATTGAACCCGCCAATAGATGCATTTATTTGATAGACAATTGAAAGATGATAAATTAATAAGGGTGTGCTAATAACTTCCTTGCAAACGAAATTGTTGCTGAGAATTAAACATTACATCTTAAAGGGAAGAGGTCCATGCGCAATTCGAGCACCCTAttgggaaaaaaagtaaattaatccCTCTCAATACAATGTGATAGGCATAAATCATAGTTGAATTCATTATTGCTACTGTCATCTTATCAATTCTATTCTTAAACACAACATAATGCGCAGAGACAATTAGTCAACGGTGAACTATATTGGAAACACTCCAAAGATGGGGACACATGTAAATGAGATTCAGTTTATTTATTAACCTATGCTAATTCCATCCAATGGTCAACCCAaatccaaaaataataatgaaaatgagttaTATCGAATTAGTAATATGCATTCATCCCCAAGAAACACACTATTTGGCAAGACTTTGCTCTACGGGAAAAACATCGCGACGTGTTCCAATACTAACTTCATTTCCGAAACCTGTGCAAGTTTATCTCTTCATTTAAAGAGATTCCTTTAAGTGTTTACAACTTTAAAGGAGGTGAAAGTGTGCTTTGACAAACCTTGAAAATGGATCTACAAACCCATCAGTATCAGATGTGGCTAGCTGCTAAGAAACACCAGGTAAGTCGGATGTATATAATGTTAAATAAAAGTATAGTTGTACAAAGTTATTCACTCACGTTCACCAGAGTGTATTGATTGTTTGGGTTTACTTGTTTTAAGACCTTGTATGTCAACGTGAGAATGAGAGTGTATTTGTTCCGAGATGAGGAAATGAAAGTTGAATGCCCTGCGAGGGGAATGAGTGGAATGTCGAGGCTTATTTGCAAACCCTTTATTCGTTTTTAAGCTTTTAAGGACAAGAGTGTGAGAGGcaagccatgtgtgtgtgtgttagtatgtgtgtttgtgagttcgACCTTGTTTCGTCAGACTTAAAAACTTCACGagggaaaaagttttttttttttttggaggggataagggaggtgtTAAGTTTCGATAACACAAtgtctattttatctcttttaatcattttcttttcagAGACGCGAGAATACTGTGGAGTCCTCGGTTGCAGTGTGGGAGAATTGCATAAGGCAGCGCgtaatattttattactaataattaatTCTGAGCTTTCAGAAATCGCGAAGGAACGTGTAAAAGATGGAACGTACCTGCGCGATGccgttttttattgattttattaaatatattccctttattgtttatattagtatttacatatatgaagttCCATTCAAATCATTTGCATGATAATGCCTTCGTCCTATTGATTCGAaagtaaaatattattattcatgatttcGTACTCTTGGGTTCAAAGAAACGTAATTACAATAACACGCACTTCGAAATGGAAATTATAAAGAGAACCTGTTGATGGCCAGGACACATTGGGCAGTCACACGCTGATAAAGATATCAGTTTGTGAAGGAGTTTACATCTACACCATAGGAAAGAACATACGTGTCACTGCTCACGCCTCTGGACCGGTACCACAGTTGTAATTCAAACTGATTTTTAGCTCATCTAATATGGACGCCTCATTCAGGAAAATCgataaacatttttttacatCCAATATCCTTCTGTTGACCGGATTGTATTCAATGGGGGGCCTAAACACGCTACGGATACGTCCTGCAAATAGTGTGGTGTATCTGCATATCTGGCGATGGTATAATGGTATGCCAATTTGTGTTCATTATGAACGAATGGTACACAGGTTGGGAGTAAGGAACAATGCGACTTTCGGGCAGGTTAATAACACTTAATTCAACATTCTCCGTGTTGGAATTTCCTCCCAGGTCGCCCAGAGAGGAGACGTGCCCACGGCCATGAGGCTTTGGATCTTTTTTTGTGATGGAACCAAGGGAAGTTGGAAGAAGTGAACTTGAGAGGGAGAACGCGATGGCGGGCCGCGCTGGTAGCCACATGTCGCTATTCCGTACCGCGTTCTGTGTATTATTTCCAGGTTTATTGGCGGGATTAAAGCTGTCTTCGTCTGTTGTTTTCAGTAACGGGGAATAGGACGTAATAGTTTTGCGTCGTAGACACGCTTTCGGACGAGGTTCGGAAGGTAATCATGGATAAAAGGCGAAAGTTATGATGATTTGTTGTAAAAAGAGTTATGGCAGAGGCAGtccgcgctctctttctctccccccactctc contains:
- the LOC125047552 gene encoding uncharacterized protein LOC125047552; translation: MDLNTNDTFMAWTLLIRDKEHFIRKLAEKVEDHSLLNCTPSPRIISDHVGASRNGTETGKAAGICDIPAELLKSGGEPLEWGLLSLDCHLAQGFAHILLDWIHDYLLRHQRPEQSGLIPGKYTRDLIPALQVIVECHCEFGHWLLAAYINLKKALD